The window TCAAGGAGCCTACCTCCCTTTAGTATAAGTCCTCTAACGACTTTTCGAAGCTCAACAATTAATTCATTTATTTATAGTTAAAAATCGGGCAGGCAGAATGTTCTTCCTCCTGCCCGATGCAATAAGACTACTCTACAGACTCAACAGCATCTTCTTTTTCACTAGCAGGTAAAATATTTAGTGCATCAGTTGGTTGAAGCTCATCTTCGTCATCTAAATCACGAAGTTCAACTTCTTCGTCATTGATTGTTAACATTTTTACATCTAAACCTAGTGATTGAAGCTCTTTGATTAATACTTTGAAAGACTCTGGAACGCCTGGTTCTGGAACACTTTCACCTTTAACAATTGCCTCATAAGTTTTTACGCGTCCAACAACATCATCTGATTTGATCGTTAAGATTTCTTGAAGTGTGTAAGCAGCACCGTATGCTTCAAGTGCCCATACCTCCATCTCACCAAAACGTTGTCCACCAAACTGCGCTTTACCACCAAGTGGTTGTTGTGTAACAAGCGAGTAAGGACCTGTTGAACGAGCGTGAAGTTTATCGTCAACCATGTGGGCTAATTTGATCATGTACATGATCCCAACAGATACACGGTTATCTAATGGTTCACCCGAGCGACCATCATAAAGAATTGTCTTACCATCACGGTTCATACCTGCTTCTTCCATCGTTTCCCAAACATCTTGTTCATTGGCACCATCAAATACTGGTGAAGCCATATGAAGACCTAAGTAACGAGCCGCCATACCTAAGTGAAGCTCTAATACTTGTCCGATGTTCATACGAGATGGTACCCCTAGTGGGTTTAACATGATATCAACAGGTGTTCCGTCTGGCATAAACGGCATATCTTCCTCAGGTAAGATACGTGAGATTACCCCTTTGTTACCGTGACGTCCGGCCATTTTGTCCCCAACGCGGATTTTACGTTTTTGAACAATATAAGCACGTACTAATTGGTTAACACCTGGTGGTAACTCATCGCCATCTTCACGATTGAAGACTTTAACATCTAGTACAATACCGCCTGCTCCATGAGGTACGCGTAGAGATGTATCACGAACTTCACGAGCTTTCTCACCAAAGATAGCATGTAGTAAACGTTCTTCTGCCGTTAACTCAGTTACTCCCTTAGGTGTTACCTTACCTACTAAAATGTCGCCGTCGCGAACTTCCGCACCAATACGGATAATTCCACGATCATCTAGGTTACGAAGAGCGTCTTCACCTACGTTTGGAATATCGCGAGTGATTTCTTCAGGCCCTAGTTTTGTATCACGAGATTCTGACTCATATTCTTCAATATGAACAGATGTATATACATCATCTTTAACAAGACGTTCATTCATAATTACAGCATCTTCATAGTTAAACCCTTCCCAAGTCATGAAGGCAACTAATACGTTACGACCAAGTGCAAGTTCACCAAGTTCCATAGAAGGACCATCAGCTAAAATATCTTTTGGTTTAACGCGATCGCCAACTTTAACAATTGGGCGTTGGTTAATGGAAGTACCGTGGTTAGAACGAGTGAATTTTTGAAGTTTGTACTTCGTTAATTCACCTTTAACTTCTTTACCATCAATTTCTTCAATACGACGTACGTGAATTGAGCGAGCTTCTACATGTTCAACAATTCCGTGGAACTTGTTAACTACAGCAGCCCCTGAATCACGCGCATCTACGTGCTCCATACCAGTACCAACGAAAGGTGCCTCAGGGTTTAATAATGGAACTGCTTGACGTTGCATGTTCGCACCCATTAATGCACGGTTTGAGTCATCGTTTTCTAAGAATGGGATACATGCTGTCGCTGCAGAAACAACTTGTTTAGGTGATACGTCCATGTAGTCAACACGATCTCTTTTGAAAACAGTGTTATCCCCACGGAAACGCCCTAAAACTTCTTCGTTTACAAATGAACCATCAGGATTTAATAGTGAATTTGCTTGCCCAACGATATAGTTATCTTCTTCATCAGCAGTTAAGTAATCAATATGCTCAGTTACTTTACCTGTTTCAGGATCCACACGACGGTACGGTGTTTCAATAAAACCAAATTTGTTAACCTTCGCAAATGATGATAATGAGTTAATTAACCCGATGTTCGGACCCTCCGGTGTCTCGATTGGACACATACGACCATAGTGAGAGTAGTGAACGTCACGCACTTCCATACCAGCACGTTCACGAGTTAAACCACCTGGCCCTAATGCAGAAAGACGACGTTTGTGTGTTAACTCTGCTAATGGGTTTGTTTGGTCCATGAATTGCGATAATTGAGAGCTACCGAAGAACTCTTTAATTGAAGCAATAACAGGACGAATATTGATTAATTGTTGAGGTACGATAGACGCTGTGTCGTTAATAGACATACGTTCACGTACAACACGTTCCATACGAGATAAACCGATACGGAATTGGTTTTGTAACAGTTCACCAACTGAACGTAAGCGACGGTTACCTAAATGGTCGATATCATCTGTATTTCCTACGCCATATAATAAGTTGAAGAAATATGACATTGAAGCAATCACGTCAGCAGGCGTGATATTTTTCACTTCTTCATCAATATAAGCATTTGAAATAATGTTGATCTCTTTTTGCGCTTCATCATTTGGTGCGTAGATTTTAATTGATTGGATTGTTACGTCCTCTTCTAATACACCACCTACTTGCGATAATGTACGGAAGCCGATTCCATTTTCTAAATAAGGAATAATACGATCCAAATTACGGCGGTCCAATGTTGTACCCGCTTCAACTAAAATTTCTCCTGTTTCAGGATCCACAAGAGTTTCAGCAATCGTTTGGTTGAACAAACGATTTTTAATATGAAGCTTTTTGTTCATTTTATAGCGTCCAACGTTTGCTAAATCATAGCGTTTAGCATCGAAGAAACGAGAATATAATAAGCTTTTTGCACTTTCAACCGTTGGTGGTTCACCAGGACGAAGACGCTCATAGATTTCTAAAAGCGCTTTTTCAGTGCTATCAGTATTATCTTTTTCAAGCGTATTGCGTAGATACTCATTATCACCAAGAATATCGATGATTTCTTGATCTGAGCCGAATCCTAGCGCACGCAATAATACTGTAACTGGTAATTTACGTGTACGATCAATTCGTACGTAAACTACGTCTTTCGCATCTGTTTCGTACTCTAACCAAGCACCACGGTTTGGAATTACAGTAGCACCAAAGCCTTTTTTACCGTTCTTATCAGTTTTATCATGGAAGTAAACGCTTGGAGAACGAACTAATTGTGAAACAATTACACGTTCGGCACCGTTAATAACAAATGTGCCTGTTTCTGTCATCAAAGGGAAATCCCCCATGAAAACATCTTGCTCTTTCACTTCATCTGTTTCTTTGTTGTGGAGACGTACCTTTACACGCAATGGTGCTGCATAAGTAACGTCACGTTCTTTACATTCATCCACATCATATTTAGGTTCACCTAAACTGTAATCGATGAATTCAAGTGAAAGATTACCTGTAAAATCTTCGATTGGAGAAATGTCGCGGAACATCTCACGCAACCCTTCTTCAAGGAACCACTCGTAAGATGCTGTTTGAATCTCAATTAAATTCGGAAGCTCCAGCACCTCTTTAATACGCGCAAAGCTTCTACGCTGGCGGTGTTGTCCGTACTGAACTAGTTGACCTGTCAACTCATTCACCCCTCATTAAAGCGATAATAGGTCTTTGCAAAACCACCTAAATGGTGTATGATTTCCAAAGACAAAAAGAAAACGAGTCTTTTCTCAAGAATCATTTTCGGTTAAACTAAACTTATTCATGGTAAGTATACCCACATAAAATGCATTGCATACAAAAGGGCACACTCCCACAAAATAATAATTTTGCATTTTATTATGTTATCATAGCCAATTTGTCAAGTCAATATTTTATACTCTTAGAGCTTTTATTTCCAGTTACAATTTATAGGGAAAAGGAAATAAAAAACCTATTTTTTCGCTCGTATAATCCAGTAACCCTTCTTCTTCTCGACTACTTCAACCTCAGTAAACATTTCTTCTAAATGATTTACCGTAGATGGCGCACCTTGTTTCTTCTGAATAACAATCCACAATTCTCCACCAGCCGATAACTTTTCGTAAGCACCGTCATAAAACTTAAAAACAGTTTCTTTACCAGCTCGAATCGGTGGGTTAGTTAATATTGCCGCTACTTGTAATCCATCTTCTACAGAAGCTAGACCATCACTTTCAAAAATTCGTACATTTTGAACTCCGTTTACTTGCGCATTTTTCTTCGATAGCGCAACCGCCCTTTCATTGATATCCATCATATAGACGGTGCATTCCGGATTTTGCTTTGCAATCGACAGTCCGATCGGACCATAACCGCAACCAACGTCTAATATTGCACCTTCTATTTCTGGCATTTGAAAGGTTTCAATTAATACACGGGATCCAAAATCTACTTCGCTTTTACTAAATACTCCTGAATCCGTTTCAAATATAAACACATTCCCGAGTAACGTAAATTTCCATTGGCGTGGTTTACTTTCAGTTTGAGGCTTATTTGAATAATAGTGTTCAGACATCGCAACGTGCCCTCCTCAAAGAAAATGAAGAAAGCCCGTCAAAAAGACGAGCTTTCTTTATTTATTGAAAATAAGGTAAGTGAGAAATTATTTAACTTCGATTGAAGCGCCAACTTCTTCAAGTTTAGCTTTCATTTCTTCAGCTTCTTCTTTAGATACGCCTTCTTTTAATGCTTTAGGAGCGTTATCTACTACTTCTTTAGCTTCTTTTAAGCCAAGACCAGTGATTTCACGTACCACTTTGATTACTTTAATTTTTTGGTCACCAGCAGATGCTAGTACTACGTCAAATTCAGTTTTTTCTTCAACAGCAGCTGCACCGCCACCTACTACTGCTACAGGAGCAGCAGCTGTTACACCGAATTCTTCTTCGATTGCTTTTACTAAATCGTTTAACTCAAGAACTGTCATAGCTTTGATAGCTTCTAAGATTTGATCTTTGTTCATTTTATTTTCCTCCTATATGGATGTTTATAGTTTTTTAGGCTATTTGCCTTAAGATTGTTGTTTTGAAGTTTAGGCTACTATTAAGCGCCTTGCTCTTCTTTTTGTTCTGCAACAGCTTTTGTTGCAAGTGCGAAGTTGCGCACTGGAGCTTGAAGTACAGATAAAAGCATTGAAAGTAAACCTTCGCGTGATGGAAGTTCAGCAAGAGCTTTCACATCATCAGCTGAAGAAACGTTACCTTCGATGATACCTGCTTTAATTTCAAGAGCTTCGTTCTTTTTAGCGAATTCATTGATGATTTTCGCTGGAGCTACTACGTCTTCGTTAGAGAACGCAACAGCGTTTGGACCAGTTAAGAATTCGTTAATTGCTTCAACACCAGCGATTTCAGATGCACGACGAGTTAAAGTGTTTTTGTATACTTTGAACTCAACACCCGCTTCACGAAGTTGTTTACGAAGTTCTGTAACTTGACCAACAGTTAAACCACGGTAATCCACTACAACTACTGAAGCTGCAGCTTGGAATTTATCAGCGATTTCTTGTACAACTGCTTTTTTTGTTTCGATTACATTGCTCATGATTGACACCTCCTATTAGAATGGGTCATTTATACCGACAAAAGAAAAGCCTCTAGCCATATAAGTAGACTAGAGGCGGAAAATTCATCATCTTAAAAGAATCCGATTTCTGTGTCCTCGGTAGGGAGATTTAAGTGCTTAGCACCCCTACTGTCTACGGTACAAATGGATATTCACAACGTCATTCATCTTAACAAGAATGATGACAGTTGTCAATAATATTTATAATTAAATTACTTGCTAATATTTTCTATTATTTAACAACTACGCTAGAAGAATCAATTTTCACTGATGGTCCCATTGTAGATGTAACATTTACAGATTTCATGTAAGTACCTTTAGCTGCAGCAGGTTTTGCTTTTTGAACTACGTCAAATACAGCTAAGAAGTTTTCAACTAATTTTTCAGTTTCGAATGAAACTTTACCGATAGGAGCGTGAATGATACCAGCTTTGTCAGCACGGTATTCTACTTTACCAGCTTTAATTTCGTTGATAGCTTTAGTTACGTCAAAAGTAACTGTACCAGTTTTAGGGTTTGGCATTAAACCTTTAGGTCCTAATACACGACCAAGTTTACCAACTTCACCCATCATGTCAGGAGTTGCAACGATTACATCGAACTCGAACCAACCTTGTTGGATTTTGTTGATGAACTCTGCATCGCCTACATAGTCAGCACCAGCAACTTCAGCTTCTTTAAGTTTTTCACCTTTAGCAAATACTAATACACGTTGAGTTTTACCAGTACCGTTTGGTAATACTACTGCACCACGGATTTGTTGGTCGTTTTTACGAGTATCAATTCCAAGTTTGAAAGCTACTTCAACTGTTGCGTCGAATTTTACTGTGCTTGTTTGTTTTGCTAAAGCGATTGCTTCTTCAGCAGTATATAAAGTTGAACGGTCAACTAATTTAGCTGCTTCTTGCAGTCTTTTACCTTTTTTTACCATTATAATTTCCTCCTTGATTGTGGTTATAGCGGATATTCCTCCCACGAATAGAGGTTGCGCTTGTTCCCAAAGAACTTACCGCAACCTCCAAAAAACAAAAGCCTTCTAATCATCAAGTAAACAAGATATTCGTAACGAATTAGTCTTCGATTACAATACCCATGCTGCGTGCTGTACCTTCAACCATCGCCATAGCTGATTCAACTGAAGCAGCGTTTAGGTCTGGCATTTTTTGTTCAGCGATTTCGCGC is drawn from Lysinibacillus sp. SGAir0095 and contains these coding sequences:
- the rplA gene encoding 50S ribosomal protein L1; translation: MVKKGKRLQEAAKLVDRSTLYTAEEAIALAKQTSTVKFDATVEVAFKLGIDTRKNDQQIRGAVVLPNGTGKTQRVLVFAKGEKLKEAEVAGADYVGDAEFINKIQQGWFEFDVIVATPDMMGEVGKLGRVLGPKGLMPNPKTGTVTFDVTKAINEIKAGKVEYRADKAGIIHAPIGKVSFETEKLVENFLAVFDVVQKAKPAAAKGTYMKSVNVTSTMGPSVKIDSSSVVVK
- a CDS encoding class I SAM-dependent methyltransferase, whose amino-acid sequence is MSEHYYSNKPQTESKPRQWKFTLLGNVFIFETDSGVFSKSEVDFGSRVLIETFQMPEIEGAILDVGCGYGPIGLSIAKQNPECTVYMMDINERAVALSKKNAQVNGVQNVRIFESDGLASVEDGLQVAAILTNPPIRAGKETVFKFYDGAYEKLSAGGELWIVIQKKQGAPSTVNHLEEMFTEVEVVEKKKGYWIIRAKK
- the rpoB gene encoding DNA-directed RNA polymerase subunit beta; the encoded protein is MNELTGQLVQYGQHRQRRSFARIKEVLELPNLIEIQTASYEWFLEEGLREMFRDISPIEDFTGNLSLEFIDYSLGEPKYDVDECKERDVTYAAPLRVKVRLHNKETDEVKEQDVFMGDFPLMTETGTFVINGAERVIVSQLVRSPSVYFHDKTDKNGKKGFGATVIPNRGAWLEYETDAKDVVYVRIDRTRKLPVTVLLRALGFGSDQEIIDILGDNEYLRNTLEKDNTDSTEKALLEIYERLRPGEPPTVESAKSLLYSRFFDAKRYDLANVGRYKMNKKLHIKNRLFNQTIAETLVDPETGEILVEAGTTLDRRNLDRIIPYLENGIGFRTLSQVGGVLEEDVTIQSIKIYAPNDEAQKEINIISNAYIDEEVKNITPADVIASMSYFFNLLYGVGNTDDIDHLGNRRLRSVGELLQNQFRIGLSRMERVVRERMSINDTASIVPQQLINIRPVIASIKEFFGSSQLSQFMDQTNPLAELTHKRRLSALGPGGLTRERAGMEVRDVHYSHYGRMCPIETPEGPNIGLINSLSSFAKVNKFGFIETPYRRVDPETGKVTEHIDYLTADEEDNYIVGQANSLLNPDGSFVNEEVLGRFRGDNTVFKRDRVDYMDVSPKQVVSAATACIPFLENDDSNRALMGANMQRQAVPLLNPEAPFVGTGMEHVDARDSGAAVVNKFHGIVEHVEARSIHVRRIEEIDGKEVKGELTKYKLQKFTRSNHGTSINQRPIVKVGDRVKPKDILADGPSMELGELALGRNVLVAFMTWEGFNYEDAVIMNERLVKDDVYTSVHIEEYESESRDTKLGPEEITRDIPNVGEDALRNLDDRGIIRIGAEVRDGDILVGKVTPKGVTELTAEERLLHAIFGEKAREVRDTSLRVPHGAGGIVLDVKVFNREDGDELPPGVNQLVRAYIVQKRKIRVGDKMAGRHGNKGVISRILPEEDMPFMPDGTPVDIMLNPLGVPSRMNIGQVLELHLGMAARYLGLHMASPVFDGANEQDVWETMEEAGMNRDGKTILYDGRSGEPLDNRVSVGIMYMIKLAHMVDDKLHARSTGPYSLVTQQPLGGKAQFGGQRFGEMEVWALEAYGAAYTLQEILTIKSDDVVGRVKTYEAIVKGESVPEPGVPESFKVLIKELQSLGLDVKMLTINDEEVELRDLDDEDELQPTDALNILPASEKEDAVESVE
- the rplL gene encoding 50S ribosomal protein L7/L12, with the translated sequence MNKDQILEAIKAMTVLELNDLVKAIEEEFGVTAAAPVAVVGGGAAAVEEKTEFDVVLASAGDQKIKVIKVVREITGLGLKEAKEVVDNAPKALKEGVSKEEAEEMKAKLEEVGASIEVK
- the rplJ gene encoding 50S ribosomal protein L10; this encodes MSNVIETKKAVVQEIADKFQAAASVVVVDYRGLTVGQVTELRKQLREAGVEFKVYKNTLTRRASEIAGVEAINEFLTGPNAVAFSNEDVVAPAKIINEFAKKNEALEIKAGIIEGNVSSADDVKALAELPSREGLLSMLLSVLQAPVRNFALATKAVAEQKEEQGA